The DNA window GACGCCGCGCGCGATGTCGGGCGACTGCTTGTCGATGCTCGTCAGCACGGCGCAGGTGTGCGAGTCGAAGCCCATCTCGCAGCTCGTGTAGCCGATGCGGGCGATGGTCTCGCGGATCAGGCTCGGGATGTCGACCCAGACCTCCGTGCGCATCTCGCCGGCGACGATGGCCATGCCCGTCGTGACGAGCGTCTCGACGGCAACGCGCGCGCCGCCCGGGTCCTTGCCCTCGCTCGCCTCCTGGGCGAGCACGGCGTCGAGGATGCTGTCGGAGATCTGGTCGGCAACCTTGTCGGGGTGGCCGTCGGTCACCGACTCGGAGGTGAAGAGATGGCGCTCGGACACGGTGGCTCCTTGGCTGGATTTCAGGCGGGGGGGCGCTCGCCGCGCACGACGCTGTGGTCGCCGAGATTGAGGCTGCCCCGCAGCCCCTCGACCAGGCAGTCGGCCCCGATCAGCGAGTCGTGGAGCAGGCAATCTCGCACACGCGCCCCTTCACCGACAATGGAATTCTCCAGGCGCCCGCCGCTGACGGCGCAGCCCTCGCCGAGGCTGACGTAGGGCCCGATCGTGCAGTCCGCGAGCTGGGCCGAGGCGGGCGCGAAGACGGGCGGCAGGAAGCGCACGCCGGGCCGCGGTGCCGGCGCGGGCAGGCCGTCGAGGAGAGCGCGATTCGTCTCGAGCCAGGTCTCCTCCTTGCCGACGTCGAACCAGTCGGCGATCGCGAAGGGCGTCAGCGCTTCGCCCTGCTCGATCATCAGCTGGAGGGCGTCGGTGAGCTGCACCTCGCCCCGCGTGGTCCGCCCGCTCGCGACCACGCTCGCCAGGGCCGCGCGCAGGACGGCGAGGTCCTGGAAGGCGTAGATGCCGACCAGGGCGAGGTCGCTGCGGGGCTGCGCGGGCTTCTCTTCGAGGTCGACGATGCGGCCGGCCTCGACCACCGCCACCCCGAAGCGCCGGGGATCGGCGACGGCCTTCACCCCCATCGCGTGGCCGGGTGCGGCGAGCAGACCGGCGAAGTCGGCGCGCACGATGGTGTCCCCGAGCACGATGAGACCGCGGCCGCCGGCGATGCCGGCGCCGCCGTCGGCGCCCAGCAGCGCCTGGTAGACGGCGTGGCCCAGCCCGAGCCGCTGCTCCTGCAGCACGCTGTCGACGGCCAGGCCCGGGTAGCTCGCAGCCACCCAGTCGGCGATCATCTCGCCGCGGTAGCCGACGACCAGCACCACGCGGTCGACGCCGACGGCGATCAGCTGGTCGAGGATGTGGCCGAGCACGAGATTGCCCGCCACCGGCAGCAGGGCCTTCGGGCGGCTGTGCGTGTGCGGGCGCAGGCGCGTGCCGACGCCGGCGGCGGGGATGATGGCGGTCAGGCGCATCCGGGCTCCCGGGACTCCGCGAGCCGCCGCTTCAGCTCGGCGAGCGCGGGCGTGGGGGTCGGGTCGACGCCCCGCATCAGGGCGTGGTAGACGGTCATGCTGTCGCCCAGGAGCAGGCTTGTCAACAGACGCGGGAGCAGGCCCGCGCCGCGCGCGCCGATCGTGAGCGCGGCGAGGCCGTGGGCGGCGAGCAGCGCGTCGACGTGGCGGCGCCGGAGCAGCACGCGCGGATGGGCGGCCTCGGCGCCCAGCCAGATGGGGAGGCCCGGCAGGTCGCCGGCCGTCCAGGGGATCCAGCTGTTGTGCTGCAGCTCGGGCAGGCTGCGCCGGTGGGCGCTGCGCCCCGCGTTCTCCTCGAACTGGCAGCGCAGGCGCAGGGCGACGCCCGCCCAGGCCGGCGCCAGGGCGCAGAAGATGGGCCGCGCCTCGCCGAGAGCCAGGGCGAGCGCCTTGCCCGGGTTCGCGGCCAGCGGCCGGTCCGGGCTGCAGTCCGCAGCGAGGGCCGCCAGGCTGGGCCCCAGTTCCCCCGGCGACTCGGCGGCCTCGTCGTGGAGGCCGAGCCCGGCGCCGATCGCGAGCAGGCGGCCGAGGATGGCCGGCAGTGCCGCGCGCGGGACGTGGCCGCTGGGCAGCGTGAAGCAGGGACAGTCGGCCGTCGCGGCGGCCAGGCGCCCGCCGGCGGTGACGACGAGCGGCGCCAGACCCGCCGCGCGCGCCTCGCCGAGCAGGGCGAGCACCTCCTCCGTCTCGCCGGAGTAGCTGCACAGGACCAGCGCGTCGCGCGGCCGCAGGGGCGGCAGGCGGTAGTCGCGCACGGCGAGGAGCTGGCAGTCGACCCCGCTGCCGCCGGCTGCGTAGAAGCCGGCGAGCAGGTCCCCTGCGATCGCGCTCCCCCCCATCGCCCCGATCAGCAGGCGCCCGGGCGGCCGCCGCGCCGGGGATTCCAGCTCCCAGCCCGGGGGCAGCCCCGCGCGGCGCGCAGCGGCGAGGAGCGCCGGAAAGGCGGCCAGGCGGCCCAGCATGTCGCCGGCGTCGGTGGCCGCGAGGGCCGCGGGCTCGTCCAGGCGCGCGCGCCAGACCTCGCTCACGCGCGGGACTCCGCCGGCTGGAGGACCGCGGCCAGCTCGGGGAACTTGCGGGCGGCCAGCCGCGAGACGCTGCGCCGGATCTCCTCGGCCGTCGCGTAGCTCCAGGCGCTCTTGACCAGGCCTCGCGCCTGGTCGTAGGTCACGCTGCGGATGATGCGCTTGATCTCGGGCAGGCGATAGGGGTTGACGCTGATCTCGTCCAGACCGAGCCCGATGAGCAGGATCGTGAAGAGCGGGTCCTCGGGCAGCTCGCCGCAGATGCCGACCCAGCAGCCGCCCTCCTTGCCCGCGGAGACCGTGCGCTTGATCTGGCGCAGGATCGCCGGATGGAACGGTTCGTAGAGCTTGCGCACGAAGTCGTTGTCGCGGTCGATGGCCAGCGAGTACTGGACGAGGTCGTTGGTGCCGATGCTGAAGAAGTCCACCTCGCGGGCGAGGTGGTGGGCGATCACGACGGCGCTGGGGGTTTCGATCATCACGCCCAGCTGGTAGTCGCTCTGGAAGGCCAGGCCCGCGGCGGCGAGCTCGGCCTTGACCTCGGCGAGGTGGCGCTTCACTTCACGGATCTCCTCGACGCGCGAGACCATCGGCACCATCAGGCGCAGGCTGCCGGCGACGCCCGCGCGCAGGATGGCCCGCAGCTGCGTGCGAAAGAGCGCCGGCTGGTCGAGGGCGTAGCGGATCCCGCGCCAGCCGAGCGAGGGATTGTCCTCGGCGGGGAAGCGCATGGCGGGCGAGACCTTGTCGCCGCCCAGGTCCATGCTGCGGATGATCACCGGGTCCGGCGCCACCGCCGCCAGCACCTCGCGGTAGACCGCCAGCTGGGCCTCCTCGTCCGGGAAGCTCGGGGAGGCCAGGAACAGGTACTCGGTGCGGAACAGGCCGATGCCCGCCGCCCCGTACTGGACGGCCGCCTGCACCTCCATCGGGAGCTCGATGTTGGCCATCAGCTCGATCTGGCGGCCGTCGCGCGTTTCGGCTGGATAGTCCTTGTAGCGCAGGCTCTGCCGCTCGAGTTCAGCGTAGGCCTCGCGCAGCCGCGCGAACTGCAGCGCGGCATGCGCGTCGGGGTGGAGCACGATCTGCCCCGTGTGCCCGTCGAGGATGAGCCGGTCGCCGCTCTTGGCAACGGTTGCGAGGCCGTCGACGCCGACGACGACCGGAATGCCCAGGCTGCGGCCGAGGATGACCGAGTGGCTTGTCTCGCCGCCGCGCTCGGTGACGAAGCCGAGCACGCGCTCGCGGCTCATCGTCGCCGCGTCCGAGGGACTGATGTCCCGCGCAATCACGATCACCGGCTCGCTGAGCGCGCCGAAGCCGGTCGCGTCGCGGCCGCTGAGGCGTGCGAGTACACGCCGTTCGACGTCGCGCAGGTCGCCGCTGCGGTCGGCCAGCCCGTTGTCCAGGCTCTGGAAAGTGCGGACGATCCGCTGGCAGGCTTCGGCATAGGCGGTCTCGGCGCACCAGCCCTCGCCGATCAGATGGTGGGTCTGGTCGAGCAGGAACTGATCGAGCAGGATGAAGCGATGGGCGTCGAAGATGCGCGCATGGTCCTCGCCCAGTTCCTCCGCGACGCGCGCGCGGGCGGCGAGGATCTCGGCCTCCGTCGCCGCGAGCGCGGCCGCGAAGCGGTCGCGCTCCGCGGGGATGGCGGCGGGCTCCACCTGGCGGGGCGGACCCGTCGGGAGATCCTGGTCGTAGACGAGGATCGGCCCCTCGGCCACGCCGGGGGCGCCGGGCCGGCCCTGAAAGCGCCGCGGCTCCTGCTCAGGGGGCATCCTCGTAGAACCCCCGCGCGAAGAGGGCGGCGATCTCGGCGAGGGCCGCCGCCTCCCGCTCGCCCTCGCAGCGCACGCGCACGCTGCTGCCTCGCGCGGCGCCGAGCGCGGCGACGCCGAGGATGCTCTTGCCGTCCACTTCGATGATGCCGTTGGAGAGGGTGACCTTGCAATCCAGGGCAGAGGTCAGCTTGACCAGCTCGCTGGCGGCACGCAGGTGCAGACCCTTCGCGTTGACGACTTGCAGATCCCGTTCCAGCAAGATCGCTCCTTCCTCCAGCGGACGGCTCAGCCGGCCGGCGACAGCTCGACGCGGTAGCGCAGGGTCGCCGACTCGCCGCTGCCAAGATCGACGGCCTGGCCGACGCAGAGCCA is part of the bacterium genome and encodes:
- a CDS encoding HPr family phosphocarrier protein, whose amino-acid sequence is MALRRPGRRSWQRRVGDPALPRRAVAGRLSRPLEEGAILLERDLQVVNAKGLHLRAASELVKLTSALDCKVTLSNGIIEVDGKSILGVAALGAARGSSVRVRCEGEREAAALAEIAALFARGFYEDAP
- the ptsP gene encoding phosphoenolpyruvate--protein phosphotransferase, with amino-acid sequence MPPEQEPRRFQGRPGAPGVAEGPILVYDQDLPTGPPRQVEPAAIPAERDRFAAALAATEAEILAARARVAEELGEDHARIFDAHRFILLDQFLLDQTHHLIGEGWCAETAYAEACQRIVRTFQSLDNGLADRSGDLRDVERRVLARLSGRDATGFGALSEPVIVIARDISPSDAATMSRERVLGFVTERGGETSHSVILGRSLGIPVVVGVDGLATVAKSGDRLILDGHTGQIVLHPDAHAALQFARLREAYAELERQSLRYKDYPAETRDGRQIELMANIELPMEVQAAVQYGAAGIGLFRTEYLFLASPSFPDEEAQLAVYREVLAAVAPDPVIIRSMDLGGDKVSPAMRFPAEDNPSLGWRGIRYALDQPALFRTQLRAILRAGVAGSLRLMVPMVSRVEEIREVKRHLAEVKAELAAAGLAFQSDYQLGVMIETPSAVVIAHHLAREVDFFSIGTNDLVQYSLAIDRDNDFVRKLYEPFHPAILRQIKRTVSAGKEGGCWVGICGELPEDPLFTILLIGLGLDEISVNPYRLPEIKRIIRSVTYDQARGLVKSAWSYATAEEIRRSVSRLAARKFPELAAVLQPAESRA
- a CDS encoding nucleotidyl transferase produces the protein MRLTAIIPAAGVGTRLRPHTHSRPKALLPVAGNLVLGHILDQLIAVGVDRVVLVVGYRGEMIADWVAASYPGLAVDSVLQEQRLGLGHAVYQALLGADGGAGIAGGRGLIVLGDTIVRADFAGLLAAPGHAMGVKAVADPRRFGVAVVEAGRIVDLEEKPAQPRSDLALVGIYAFQDLAVLRAALASVVASGRTTRGEVQLTDALQLMIEQGEALTPFAIADWFDVGKEETWLETNRALLDGLPAPAPRPGVRFLPPVFAPASAQLADCTIGPYVSLGEGCAVSGGRLENSIVGEGARVRDCLLHDSLIGADCLVEGLRGSLNLGDHSVVRGERPPA